CGCTGGTCACCGGCGCGTCCCGCGGCATCGGCCGGGCCGTCGCCACCCGCCTCGCCGCGGACGGCCACACGCTCTGCCTGCACGCCAGCAGGGCGGAGAACGTGGCCGGCGTCCTCCCGGGCGCGCTCGCGGTCGGCGGCGACGTCGCGGACGCGGACGCGATGCGGGCGGTGGCCCGGGAGATCTTCACCGCGCACCGCCGCCTGGACGCGCTGGTGATCAACGCGGGTACGCACGACGCCGCCATGCTCGGCGCGATGCCGGCCGCGGCCGTGGACCGGCTCTTCGCGGTGAACGCGGCCGGTGCCGCGCACACGCTGCAGGCCTCGATCAGCCTGCTGCGCCGCGGCGACCGGCCGGCCGTCGTGCTGGTCTCCTCCGTCATGGGTACGACCGGAGCCGCCGGCCAGGCCGTCTACGGCGCGACCAAGGCCGCGGTCGCCGGGCTGGCCCGCGCCGCCGCCAAGGAGCTCGGGCCGCTCGGCATCCGGGTCAACGCGGTCGCGCCCGGCTACGTCGACACGGACATGCTCGCCTCGCTCTCCGAGACGGCGCGCAAGGAGCGGGTCGCCGCCACCGCGCTCGGCCGGCTCGGCACCCCGGACGACGTCGCCGCGGCCGTTGCGTTCCTGCTCGGCCCGGACGCCGCCTTCATCACCGGCCAGGTGCTGGGCGTGGACGGCGGGCTGACCGGATGAGGCACCTGGCGATCGCATCGCCGGCCGGGCGCCGGCCACGACCGCATCGCGGCATGCCGCCCGAGCCCGGCGCGCGTGGGCCGGGCCGGCGGGGCCGCGGCGCCGAGAGGGGCCGGGCATGAGGCTCACCGACGCGGACCGGCGGACCGTGCCGGCCCAGGCCGCCGGCTCGGCCGCGACCGGGCTGTCCGACGCGGACGCGGTCACGCTGCCGCACCCGGGCGCCGCGCTGATCGACCCGATCGGCGGGCGTGAGCTGAGCGGCTCCGCGCTGATCGCGGCCGTGGACGCGGCCGCCGACCGGTACGCGGACCTGCCCGCCGGCCCGGTCCTCGCGCTGACCCGCACGGACATCGACTCGGTCGTCCGCTACCTGGGCGCGGTGCAGGCCCGTCGGCCGGTCGCGCTGATCGACGCGGGACTGCCCGCGGAGACGCTCGGCGACCTGATCGACCGGTACCGGCCCGGCGTGATCACCGGCGTCGCGGACCGGACCCAGGATCGCCTCACCCCGTACGACGTGCGGGAATGTGCGGTTCTGGGCCCGCTGTGGGCGGGACCCGGCGGTGCCGAGACGCATCCGGACCTGGCGCTGCTGCTGGCCACGTCCGGCTCGACCGGCAACCCGCGCCTGGTGCGGCTGTCCCGGCACGCGCTGTTCCGGAACGTGGCCTCGGTGGTCGCGGCGCTCGGCATCGACGCGACCGAGACCACGGTCACCAGCCTGCCGCTGTTCTACACGTACGGGCTGATGGTCCTGAACACGCACCTGGCCGCCGGCGGGACCGTGCTGCTCGACCCGCGCGGGCTGCTCGACGCCGGGTTCTGGCGTACCGCGGCGGACCGGCGGATCACCTCGCTGGCCACGGTGCCGTACCAGTGCGAGATGCTGCGCCGGATCGGGTTCGACCCGCAGACCGTGCCCACGCTGCGCACGCTCACCCAGGCCGGCGGGCGGCTGCGCAGCGACCTGGTGGTCGACTTCAGCGCCCGCATGCGTACCGCCGGCGGCGAGCTGATCGTGATGTACGGCCAGACCGAGGCCGGCCGGATGGCCGTGCTCCCGCCGGGATTCCTGCCGGACGCAGCCGAGTCGGCCGGCGCCGCGATCCCCGGCGGCGCGTTCCTGGTCGACTCGCCGGACGTGGACGGCACCGGTGAGATCGTCTACACCGGGCCGAACGTGATGATGGGGTACGCGGACTCCGCCGCCGACCTGGTCCGCGGCGACGACCTGGCCGGCGTGCTGCCGACCGGCGACGTCGGCCGGGTGGACGAGCGCGGCCTGCTGTTCCTCAGCGGCCGGATCAAGCGGTTCAGCAAGGTCTTCGGCGTCCGGCTCAACCTGGACGACGTGGAGAGGATGCTGACCGGCCGCGGCCCGGTCGCGGCGGTCAGCGGTGACGACCGGATCGTCGTCTACGCCGAGGCGGCCGACGACGACCTGCGCACGGTCATCCGGCACGACCTGGTGAAGCGGACCGGCCTGCACTCCACCGGCTTCGACATCCGCGCGATCGACGCGCTCCCGCTGCTGCCCAACGGCAAGATCGACTATCAGGCGTTGAGCGGTCTGGAGCGGTAGGCCCGCTTCCGAAGAAGACCCCGTCGGCCCCTCGACCGGCGGGGTCTTCGCCTGTCCGGAGCCGGCAACCGGGTGGGAACCGAGCGCTCACCGCATAGCACCACGTCGATTCATCAAGGGTCCACGCACCCGGCCGAACTTGACCGGCGTAAGCAACGCCGACCGAGAGGCCGAATTCTTGCGCAACCTGATCCGCTCCGCCGCCCTGACCGCCGTCACCGCCGCCCTCGTGATCGGTGGCACCGCCACCACCGCGACCGCCGCCGTGACCCCGGCCACCACGCTGGAGTCCCAGGTCGTCGCCGCCACCAACACCGCACGCACCAAGGCCGGCTGCAAGAAACTCACCACCTCCCCCGCACTGACCAAAGCCGCCCGCGGCCACTCCTCCGACCAGGCCAAGCACCGCTACTTCTCCCACACCGGCCGCAACGGCTCCACCTTCACCGCCCGCGTCAAGGCCGCCGGCTACGCCCCCGCCGTCGGCGAGAACATCGCCTGGGGCTACGCCGACACCACCGGCGTCATGACCGGCTGGATGAACAGCCCCGGCCACCGCAAGAACATCCTCAACTGCAAAGCCACCAAGATCGGCGTCGGCGTCGCCCGCGACACCAACGGCACCATCTACTGGACCCAGGAATTCGGCGGCTGACCCACACACTTCCCCTCACCCCCCGTTGATCAAGGGATCGGCGTCCCCGGACGCCGATCCCTTGATCTGTTTCAGGCGCCCAGCAGGGCCGCCGGAATGACGGCGATCCCGTCCGCCCGCCGGTACGCGTCCGGGCCTGTCGTGATCACCGCGGCGTCGAGCAGGTCGGGGCCGAGCCGGTCTCGCAGCCAGCGCAGGTGCTTCACGTCCTCGTCCGACACGTCGGACGCGAGCTTCACCTCCAGCGCCACCACCCGTCGGGCTCGGATCCCGGTCGACGCTGCGCCGGACCAGGTCCCATGCCGCGGGCGCCCGCTGCCACTCGTCGATCAGGACCGGCGGTAACGCCCGCTCGAGTCTGCCGGGGTCCGCGGCTGTCAGCTGCCGCTGCGCCGGCTCGTCCAGCGCGAGGACAGTCTTCGCGCGACGCTGAGCGGTGGCCGTCTTGCCAACGCCTTCGGGCCCTTCCAAGCTGATCGCGGAAAGGCCCTCGAGCAGCTCGTCCAGCTCGCGATCGACGATGCGCGGATCGTAGCCCCTCACCAGCCCAAACTGCCGTCAGCAGGCTTCGAACGCTACCGTCAGCCGACACCGAGGGCCACCGCCACCTCGGTGCGCAGCGTGGCCAGGGCGGTGGCGGCGCGGTCGCGGGCGGCCGGGACCGGTGCGTCGCCGACCGGCTCGACGACCTCGAGGTAGGCCTTGAGTTTGGGCTCGGTGCCGGACGGGCGGACCACGACCCGGGCCGAGGCGGTGCGGAGGATCAGCACGTCGGCGTCGGGGAGGAGGTCCTCGGCGGCGGTGAGCGGCTCGCCGAGCAGCGTGGCCGGGGTGGCGGCGCGCAGCCTCGTCATCATCGTGGCGATCTCGGACAGGTCGCCGACGCGGACCGAGAGCTGGTCGGTGGCGTGCACGCCGAACTCCGCGGCCAGCTCGTCCAGGCGGTCGGCGAGCGTGCGGCCCTCCCGCTTCAGGGTGAGCGCCAGCGAGGCGGTCAGCAGCGCGGCCGTGATGCCGTCCTTGTCGCGGACCAGCGCGGGCGCCACGCAGTAGCCGAGCGCCTCCTCGTACCCGAAGACCAGATCGCCGCCGGAGGCGCGGACGATCCACTTGAAGCCGGTCAGCGTCTCGTCGTAGGCGCGGCCCCGGGCCGTGCACAGCGCGCGCAGCATCGACGACGAGACGATCGTGGTGGCGAACAGGCCGTCGGTGCCGCGCCGGATCAGCGCGTCCGCGAGCAGCACGCCCAGTTCGTCGCCGCGCAGCATGCGCCAGCCGGTGGCCGTGGGGATCGCGACCGCGCACCGGTCCGCGTCCGGGTCGTTCGCGATCGCCAGGTCCGCCCCGGACGACGAGGCCAGCGCCAGCAGCAGGTCGGTGGCGCCCGGTTCCTCCGGGTTCGGGAACGCCACGGTCGGGAAGTCCGGGTCCGGCGCGGCCTGCGCGGCGACCACCAGCGGCGTGGCGAAGCCGGCGGCCTCGAACGCGGCGGTCAGCACCGGGCCGCCGACGCCGTGCATCGGGGTGTACGCGACCGTCAGATCGGACGAGCCGGACACCAACGATGCCGCGGCGGTCACGTAGTCCGTCACGATCTCCTCGGGCAGCACCGTGCCGGGGGGACCCAGCGGCACGTCCACCAGCGGGCCGACGGCCCGGATCGCGGCCGAGATGCCCGCGTCCGCCGGTGGCACGATCTGGGCGCCGTCGCCGAGCGGACCGCCCAGCCCGTTGCCCAGGTAGACCTTGTAGCCGTTGTCCCGCGGCGGGTTGTGGCTGGCGGTGACCATCACGCCGGCGGCCGCGCCGAGCCGCCGGACCGCGAACGCGAGCACCGGCGTGGGCAGCGCGCGGGGCAGCAGCAGCGCCTCCCGGCCGGCGCCGGTGGCGACCCGCGCGGTGCGTTCCGCGAACGCCCGGGAGCCGTGGCGCGCGTCGTACCCGATGACGAGCGGGCCGGTCGCGTCCTGCTCGGCGAGCCAGCGGACCAGGCCGGCGGCGGCGCCGGTGACGACCGCGAGGTTCATGCCGTTCGGCCCCGCACGCAGCGGCCCGCGCAGCCCGGCGGTGCCGAACGTGAGCGGCCCGGCGAAGCGGTCGGCCAGCTCGGCCGGGTCGTCCAGAACCGATCGCAGCTCGTTCCGGGTGACCGGATCGGGGTCGTCCGCGATCCACGCCTCGGCCTGTGCGATCAACGAGTTGCTCATCGTGCCTTGATAGCACGACGCCGGGACCGGAAGATCCGGTCCCGGCGGGTGACGCCGCGCTACGACGCGGTGAGCGTGAAGGTCTGCACCGTCTGGTCGTAGATCGGCTTGCTCTCCTGGAACCGGGCCTCCGTGGTGGTCAGGAAGAACGAGTAGACCTTGCCGCCGGACGCGACGAAGCGCCGGATGCCGTGCCGGCCGGCGTCGCCCTGGCCGCAGGTGTACTCCAGCTCGATCGCCTCGACGCCGGACATCTCCGCCGGGTTGCGCTGCACCTGCGTGTACGGCTTCGGGCAGGACGTGGGGTTGTCCGCCAGGAAGTTCTCGGCCGCGGTGACGAACCTGTCCAGGTCGCCGCCGTTCTCCACCGTGATGCGCAGCCGCCGGCCCTTGTCCTCCGGGTCGGTGAAGTCGACGTAGACCCGCTGCTCCGCGTCGTCGACCCGCCACCCGGCCGGGACGTCGACCGAGATGCCGCGGTTCGCGTACTGCTCGACGGGGATCGTGGGGGTGGCCGGCTCGGACGTGGTGGTCTCGTTGCCCGCGATCGGGGTGGGCGTCGGCTCCTCGGTGCCGCCGCCCAGGTTGAACAGCACGACGACCAGGATCAGCGCGGCCGCGGTGCCGGCCGCGGCGATCGCCTGGGTGCGGCGGGGCCAGGACCTGACCGTGCCGACCGCCTGGGAGCCGAGCCGCTTCGCGGAGTCCAGCGCGCCGCCGCCGGTCCCGCGGGACGATCCGCCGCCACCGCCGCCGTACACGCCGCCGCTCTGCGACATCGACGGCATCGCGCCGGTGGGCGCCATGCCCGGGTGGCTGGGGTAGCTGACGTGCGGCGGGATCGGCGCGGTGGTGTCGTTGTGCGGCTGCCACGGCGCGCCCATCGGCGGCGGGCCGGCGGGCATGCCGCCGTACGCCGCCGGGGAGACCGGGGACGCGCCGCCGGACTGCTCGCCGGACTGGATCGCGCGGAGCCGGTCGGTCAGCGACTCACCCGGCGCCAGCATGGCCGGGCCGCCGATCGCACCGCTCGGCGGCGGCTTCGGCGGGGCCTGCGGCGGTGCGGGCGACATCGGCGCGTTCGGGTTCTGCCGGGGGCGCTGGGCGGGCACCACCGCGTACGGGTCGGTGGCCAGGTGCGGCGGCACGTTGCTGGCCAGCGGGCCGGACAGCAGCTCGCGCAGCAGCCGGCGGGCGGTGGTGACGTCCATCCGCCGGGCCGGGTCCTTCTCCAGCAGCCCGAGCAGCACGTTCGCCAGGGAGCCGGCGCGGACCGGCTGCAGCGGCGGGTCCTCGACCACCGAGTGCATGGTCTCGATCGGGTCGCCCTTGTCGAACGGCGGCCGGCCCTCGACGGCCGTGAAGAGCGTCACACCGAGCGAGAACAGGTCGCTGGGCGGGCCGAAGTCCTGACCCATCGCCCGCTCCGGCGAGATGAAGTGCGGCGAGCCGAGCACCATGCCGGGCGTGGTCAGCTGCACGTCGGTGGGCATGCGGGCGACGCCGAAGTCGGTGAGCACGCACCGGCCGTCCGCGGCGATCAACACGTTCGCCGGCTTGACGTCGCGGTGCAGCACGCCGGCCGCGTGCGCGACCTCGAGCGCGCCGAGCAGCGCGATGCCGATCTTGGCGACCGCGCGCGGCGCCAGCGGCCCGTCCTCGATGATCATGTCGGCCAGCGAGCGCGCGTCCAGCAGCTCCATCACGATCCACGGGCGGCCGCCCTCGTGCACGACGTCGTAGACCTGGACGACCGCGGGGTGCTGGAGCGCGGCGGCGGCGCGGGCCTCGCGCAGCGTCCGCTCGTACATCTGGTCCCGGTCGCTGGGGGCGAGCCCCGGGGGCAGGACGACCTCCTTGACCGCGACGTCGCGGCGCAGCAGCGTGTCGGACGCCCGCCACACGGTGCCCATGCCGCCGTGGCCCACCGCGGTGCGCAGGCTGTACCTGCCGCCGATCGTCGCGCCGGGGACGGCGCGGCCTCCGGTCGGGCCCACAGAAGGGCTGTTCCACGTCGGAATCTGTGTCACTGGAAATGCCGCCCGGGGGAGTCGAGGGCCGGAACCAACCCCCCTATCTTGCGGGGTCGCCCGCCGTGAGGAAAGGTGCGGGGTACCAACTCTCCGGGAACTCGACCCTGTGTGTCCGCCGAGTGGCACTCGGTCTATCTTTCATCGCGGCCGCGCAACGATGACGAAACATGTTGTGCGGAATACCTCACCCATCGACGGTGACGGCGGTCATAGGATCGCAAAATGAGGGATCGTTCAGCGGAGTCGGGTTTTCCGATCAAGCCGGTCTACGGCGAGTCCGATCTCCCGCCGGACCTGGCCGGCCGGCTCGGCGTCCCGGGCGAATATCCGTACACCCGGGGCGTGTACCCGACGATGTACACGGCGCGTCCCTGGACCATGCGGCAGTACGCCGGCTTCGGCACCGCGAGCGAGTCCAACGCCCGCTACCACGCACTTCTCGCGGCCGGGACGACCGGCCTGTCCGTGGCGTTCGACCTGCCCACGCAGATGGGGTACGACTCCGACGAGCCGATCGCGCACGGCGAGGTGGGCAAGGTCGGCGTGGCGATCGACTCGATCGACGACATGCGGCGCCTCTTCGACGGCATTCCGCTGGACAAGGTCTCCACGTCCATGACGATCAACGCGCCCGGCTCCGTGCTGCTGCTGCTCTATCAGCTGGTGGCGGAGGAGAACGGGATTCCCGGTTCAATGTTGAACGGCACGATCCAGAACGACATTCTGAAGGAGTACATCGCCCGCGGCACCTACATCTTCCCGCCGAAACCGTCGTTGCGGCTGGTCGCGGACACGTTCGCGTACTGCCGCACGGAGACGCCGAAATGGAACACGATCTCCATCTCCGGCTATCACATGGCGGAGGCCGGCGCGACGCCTGTGCAGGAGGTCGCGTTCACCCTGGCCAACGGCGTGGATTACGTGCGCGCCGCGATCGAGGCGGGCCTGGCCGTCGACGACTTCGCGCCCCGGCTGTCGTTCTTCTTCGTGGCCCGCACCACGCTGCTGGAGGAGGTCGCCAAGTTCCGCGCCGCGCGCCGGATCTGGGCCGGCCTGATGCGCGACGAGTTCGGCGCGACCGACCCGAAGTCGCTGATGCTGCGCTTCCACACCCAGACCGCGGGCGTCCAGCTGACCGCGCAGCAGCCGGAGGTGAACCTGGTGCGGGTCGCGGTGCAGGCGCTCGGCGCGGTGCTGGGCGGCACCCAGTCGCTGCACACCAACTCCTACGACGAGGCGATCGCGCTGCCCACCGAGAAGGCGGCCCGGCTCGCGCTGCGCACCCAGCAGGTGCTCGCGTACGAGACCGGCCTGACCGCGACCGTGGACCCGTTCGCCGGCTCGTACGTGGTGGAGGCGATGACCGACGAGATCGAGCGCGGTGCCCGCGAGCTGATCGACCGGGTCGCCGCGTTCGGCTCCTCGGTCGCCGCGATCGAGGCCGGGTTCCAGAAGCGGGAGATCGAGGCGTCCGCCTACCGGGTCGCGCAGGAGATCGACGCCGGCGAGCGCGTGGTGGTCGGCGTGAACCGGTTCGCCGCCGACGTCGAGGAGCCGTACGAGCCGCTGCGGGTGGACCCGTCGATCGAGGCCGCGCAGGCCGCCCGCCTGGCGCGGCTGCGCGCCGACCGGGACGGTGACGCCGTGGCTTCCGCGCTGTCGACGCTGCGTGACGCCGCGGCCGGCACCGCGAACGTCCTCTACCCGATGCGGGAGGCACTGCGCGCGCGGGCCACCGTCGGTGAGGTGTGCCATGCGCTGCGCGACGTCTGGGGTGTCCATCGCCCGTCCGAGACGTTCTGAGAACTTCTCGATCACTCGAACGAGTGGCCTTCGCGGAACCGCGTGCGCGGTGTGCGCTTGGCCCCATGGGGTACCAAGGACATGGCGGCCGACCATGCCGAATCGCCGATGACGCCCCCTTGACCAGGGGTAATTTTGATCAGTACAACCGCTGGCTGTCCGGTGTATACGGGACTCGCCCGAAGTGCACTCGTGTCCCGCGACGCCGTTACGCGTTGTAGAAAGGGAGGTGGCGAGTGCCTGCGCGGGACCACGGCGCAGACGGCGCCCCACCGACCCTCAAGCGTCCTTACCAGCGCTTTCGTGACGGACCGCGACCCGATCACTACCGTAACGAGGTTGCGCAGCGTCACCATGTGAGGTCTAGGCTGTCCGAGTCAACATCCATCCCCATCAACAGTGATCGAGAATCCGACGTGACGAGTGCGTTGACGCTGCCCAGCAGCGAGCTGACGTCGTCCTGGCCCGATACTCCACCCGGGGCCGACCCCCTGCCCGGTCAACTCGACCGATGGCTCGCGTCACGAGGGGCCGAGCTGGTAGCCGTTCGCCGGCACATCCACGCGCACCCGGAGCTGTCCTACCACGAGTTCGAGACCGCGGCGCTGGTCGCCCGCGAGCTCGCCGCGGCCGGTCTGCAACCGCGGTTCCTGCCCAAGGGCAACGGCGTGATCTGTGACATCGGCACCGGCGACCGGGTGATCGCGTTCCGGGCCGACCTCGACGCGCTGCCCATCCAGGACACCAAGGACGTGTCGTACCGATCCACGGTCGACGGCGTCATGCACGCCTGCGGTCACGACGTGCACACCACGATCCTGCTCGGG
This genomic window from Catenuloplanes niger contains:
- a CDS encoding CAP domain-containing protein, which encodes MTGVSNADREAEFLRNLIRSAALTAVTAALVIGGTATTATAAVTPATTLESQVVAATNTARTKAGCKKLTTSPALTKAARGHSSDQAKHRYFSHTGRNGSTFTARVKAAGYAPAVGENIAWGYADTTGVMTGWMNSPGHRKNILNCKATKIGVGVARDTNGTIYWTQEFGG
- a CDS encoding SDR family NAD(P)-dependent oxidoreductase, encoding MTSRVALVTGASRGIGRAVATRLAADGHTLCLHASRAENVAGVLPGALAVGGDVADADAMRAVAREIFTAHRRLDALVINAGTHDAAMLGAMPAAAVDRLFAVNAAGAAHTLQASISLLRRGDRPAVVLVSSVMGTTGAAGQAVYGATKAAVAGLARAAAKELGPLGIRVNAVAPGYVDTDMLASLSETARKERVAATALGRLGTPDDVAAAVAFLLGPDAAFITGQVLGVDGGLTG
- a CDS encoding serine/threonine-protein kinase encodes the protein MTQIPTWNSPSVGPTGGRAVPGATIGGRYSLRTAVGHGGMGTVWRASDTLLRRDVAVKEVVLPPGLAPSDRDQMYERTLREARAAAALQHPAVVQVYDVVHEGGRPWIVMELLDARSLADMIIEDGPLAPRAVAKIGIALLGALEVAHAAGVLHRDVKPANVLIAADGRCVLTDFGVARMPTDVQLTTPGMVLGSPHFISPERAMGQDFGPPSDLFSLGVTLFTAVEGRPPFDKGDPIETMHSVVEDPPLQPVRAGSLANVLLGLLEKDPARRMDVTTARRLLRELLSGPLASNVPPHLATDPYAVVPAQRPRQNPNAPMSPAPPQAPPKPPPSGAIGGPAMLAPGESLTDRLRAIQSGEQSGGASPVSPAAYGGMPAGPPPMGAPWQPHNDTTAPIPPHVSYPSHPGMAPTGAMPSMSQSGGVYGGGGGGSSRGTGGGALDSAKRLGSQAVGTVRSWPRRTQAIAAAGTAAALILVVVLFNLGGGTEEPTPTPIAGNETTTSEPATPTIPVEQYANRGISVDVPAGWRVDDAEQRVYVDFTDPEDKGRRLRITVENGGDLDRFVTAAENFLADNPTSCPKPYTQVQRNPAEMSGVEAIELEYTCGQGDAGRHGIRRFVASGGKVYSFFLTTTEARFQESKPIYDQTVQTFTLTAS
- a CDS encoding AMP-binding protein — translated: MRLTDADRRTVPAQAAGSAATGLSDADAVTLPHPGAALIDPIGGRELSGSALIAAVDAAADRYADLPAGPVLALTRTDIDSVVRYLGAVQARRPVALIDAGLPAETLGDLIDRYRPGVITGVADRTQDRLTPYDVRECAVLGPLWAGPGGAETHPDLALLLATSGSTGNPRLVRLSRHALFRNVASVVAALGIDATETTVTSLPLFYTYGLMVLNTHLAAGGTVLLDPRGLLDAGFWRTAADRRITSLATVPYQCEMLRRIGFDPQTVPTLRTLTQAGGRLRSDLVVDFSARMRTAGGELIVMYGQTEAGRMAVLPPGFLPDAAESAGAAIPGGAFLVDSPDVDGTGEIVYTGPNVMMGYADSAADLVRGDDLAGVLPTGDVGRVDERGLLFLSGRIKRFSKVFGVRLNLDDVERMLTGRGPVAAVSGDDRIVVYAEAADDDLRTVIRHDLVKRTGLHSTGFDIRAIDALPLLPNGKIDYQALSGLER
- a CDS encoding acyl-CoA mutase large subunit family protein, with the translated sequence MRDRSAESGFPIKPVYGESDLPPDLAGRLGVPGEYPYTRGVYPTMYTARPWTMRQYAGFGTASESNARYHALLAAGTTGLSVAFDLPTQMGYDSDEPIAHGEVGKVGVAIDSIDDMRRLFDGIPLDKVSTSMTINAPGSVLLLLYQLVAEENGIPGSMLNGTIQNDILKEYIARGTYIFPPKPSLRLVADTFAYCRTETPKWNTISISGYHMAEAGATPVQEVAFTLANGVDYVRAAIEAGLAVDDFAPRLSFFFVARTTLLEEVAKFRAARRIWAGLMRDEFGATDPKSLMLRFHTQTAGVQLTAQQPEVNLVRVAVQALGAVLGGTQSLHTNSYDEAIALPTEKAARLALRTQQVLAYETGLTATVDPFAGSYVVEAMTDEIERGARELIDRVAAFGSSVAAIEAGFQKREIEASAYRVAQEIDAGERVVVGVNRFAADVEEPYEPLRVDPSIEAAQAARLARLRADRDGDAVASALSTLRDAAAGTANVLYPMREALRARATVGEVCHALRDVWGVHRPSETF
- a CDS encoding phospho-sugar mutase, with the protein product MSNSLIAQAEAWIADDPDPVTRNELRSVLDDPAELADRFAGPLTFGTAGLRGPLRAGPNGMNLAVVTGAAAGLVRWLAEQDATGPLVIGYDARHGSRAFAERTARVATGAGREALLLPRALPTPVLAFAVRRLGAAAGVMVTASHNPPRDNGYKVYLGNGLGGPLGDGAQIVPPADAGISAAIRAVGPLVDVPLGPPGTVLPEEIVTDYVTAAASLVSGSSDLTVAYTPMHGVGGPVLTAAFEAAGFATPLVVAAQAAPDPDFPTVAFPNPEEPGATDLLLALASSSGADLAIANDPDADRCAVAIPTATGWRMLRGDELGVLLADALIRRGTDGLFATTIVSSSMLRALCTARGRAYDETLTGFKWIVRASGGDLVFGYEEALGYCVAPALVRDKDGITAALLTASLALTLKREGRTLADRLDELAAEFGVHATDQLSVRVGDLSEIATMMTRLRAATPATLLGEPLTAAEDLLPDADVLILRTASARVVVRPSGTEPKLKAYLEVVEPVGDAPVPAARDRAATALATLRTEVAVALGVG